The sequence AAAAAAGCCACCCCAAAAGGTCATTTATCTATGACCTTTTGGGACAGCTCCGATTTTTTTAGTAAATCTCCGTTGCGTCTTCGGGCAAAGCTTGAATGTGCCGCAAATACGTTTGTACGTTTTCGGCATCTGTGTGTCGGTAGTCAAACGAGAAGCAGGCGGCCACCTCTTGCGCTAGCTCTTCAAAAAGGTGTGCCATCGCCCATAGCGCGCGCCACATATCTTCGTAAGTGGGGCTAGGGAAAGTCGATAGAAACAGCTGCCACCGTTCTTCGTCCATATACTGTTCGAGATATTTGCCATGTTTGCCAACGCTGACGCGAAACTCGTTGTCGATGCCAACTGTCCATTCCAGCATGCGCAAAAGCATGGCCCGGATGACATTCAAGTGATCGTATGCATACGTAAACTCTTGGCGCCACAATCCTTTTGCGACATAGGTGGACACCCACCAAAATTCATTGCAGCAATCTGAATAAAGGGTTTGGTTCGGCTTTTGGATCCAATAATCACAATCAGTCGGTGCAGGCAATGGCGGCAACGCTTCATCTTTGTCCAATAACACGACAGACAAGCGGTCGCCTTGGTTCCATGTCGCGCGCCTTTCGATTGGACAAAGTGTTAAATCAATCCGGTTTCCATCTGTAAATAACATCAAGTATGCAAATGTCCCGTCGCTTTCTGGCGGAATGAGCGTCATCTTTTCTGGCGTCTGCAGGATGATTCGTTCGCCAAAACAATCAATCCAGCCAGGATCGGAGACAAAAGAGTCGACGTCACGGACAATGTAAACAATGTCGTAATCTTGAAACGGGTCTTTTCGGGCATTTCGGTTGGTTCGAGATCCATTCATACATACGGCCCTGATCCGTTCGTCTGATTTGGCCACACCTAGCAACAAGTTAATCATTTCGTTATATGTTCGCATCGTTTTCTCCTCCATCTGCTTTCAATTTAAGGGCTGATTTGCTGGGAGAGAGGAGGCGCGCGAATTGGGTATTGACGTTAAGGAAACTGTTCAGCGTTCATCCTTTTTCCTCCTGAAATTTGCGTATTTCGTCCATCGTACATGATTTTTGCGATCGTGAAAAGGCTCTCTCTTTAAGGAGTTACAACAAAAAAGCCAAAGGACCTTGCTGATCCACTTGGCTCACATTCATCATAGGTTTTCTTTTAACCGTTTTACTATTTTCATATAATCATCAGGATCAATTCCTGGCGCAAACATTTCCGGTTTTTCTTCAAAGTCTGGCACAGGCGCCCCTTCAGGCATGCCATCAATGACATGGAGCGGCTCGCCCGTTTCTGGGTTTTCTCCTTTCCAAATTTGACGAATGTCCCGGTACTCAGGTTCATCCCATGTATAAAGGACATTGTAGAGGCCTTGGTCCATGTATTTCCGGGCCGTTTCAAAGGCATTGTTATCAGGGTGGGGGACTGGAAGCATTTTTCCGATATCGATGCCTGTTGCGACTTTAATCGCTTTGGCATAGGCGATAATATGCGTGCCTCCCCGCACAAGCAAATAGCCGCATAGTTCTCGTGCAGTTGGGTTAGTCGTCATTTCGTACACACGCATTTTGTGTAGCCGCGCGCCGATTTCGAGCACGTAGTTATGGAGCAAGTCTTCAACCAATACACCGGAATTGGTGACAAAATCGCCATTCCATGGACGGCCCATGCCATCCCCTGGATAGGACGTTTGCGCCGTTGTCGTGAAATGGAGAGAATAGCGTTTATCTTTGCCGTTTTGTAGTGGCGCTGTGTCTGGGTCCCCTGGGAACGTGTTTCCATAGGACATTAAATTAATCGCATTGGCGACCAACTCGACATGGCCAAACTCCTCAGCCGTAATGCTCGCAATTAAATCGTAAAACGGTTTGTATTTCTTTTTCCCTCGAAAATTGAACGATTGGAACATGTAGTTGTTTAACGTCGACATTTCGCCAAACTTGCCGCCCATCAACTCTTGCACGGCTGCCGCACCGTTTGCATCGCCATGCTCTGGGCGCGGCAACTCAATTGCAATTCTGTTCACTCGTTTCATCATAAGCATTTCCTCCCTATTCAGTAGCCCATACGCTCATGCATATGCGCCAGGGAGGCTGTCTTAGTCAATTTTTCTGTTTCACTTGCTGAGCCTTCGCTTGGTGTACTTTAGCTGGATGCACCCAAATGATTTGCTGGCTGCGGACATAAAAGGGAGTCCCGCCCATTTCCACAACAAGATGGTCAGGTTGGACCGCTTTAAGTATGCCTCTCAACGCCCCTCGTGTCGTCTGCACACCGATCATCGTACCTATTTGTTTCGCCAACATGCCGTACACATAAGGATCATGCAATTGCCATTCAGCTTTGTTGCTCATTTGATCTCTCCTTTGCCTCTTGGTGTAGGCAGTATATGCACGACAAAGCAAATAGGGAAGTTGCCTATATAGGGAAATTCTTCAAAGCGAGCGCAAGCATTTAAAGAATGAAGCATGGTGCGCCCCCCTTATCTAATATAGGCCAACGATGTTAATGCCCAGAATCTACTTTCCCATCTGTCTGAATGACGGATGGATGGCTTTCTCCCGATGGGGGAGGGGCAATCGAGACGCATACCAATGCAACTGCCAATACGAGCAATCCCTTTTTCATTCCTGATCGACTCCTAGCTTAAAGAAATTTTGCCGCGCATGGTAGGCAATTTTTAAATACTTTAATGCTAAATCTTCATGGCCGATTTGTTCGAAAAACGCGCTCGCTTCCTCGGCGATTTCATCGACTTCAAAGTCCATGCCACGGTCTTCAAGATCTTTTAAAGCTTTGTCAATGAGTAATGGATCAGAGTCTACATACAAACCGGTCGTAGCTAAACACTTTGCTTTGTATTCATGATTGTCAAAATAGTGGGCGCCTGTATAAGCTTTTTTCAAATGAGGCGCTGCTTCTTCCGGTAAATTTAGGCGATACAATGTATTGGCCAAGTCATGTTCGCTTTTGGCTCCAAGAATGTGGTTGCCTAGTTCTTTAACAGACAAGGCCTCTTCAAAATAACGCTTTGCGCTTCTGTAATTTTTTTGTCTTACCGCATTTAATCCTAGTGCCCTTAAGGCAATCACTTTGGCCGTTGAATGGTTTCCTGCCGCCAACATCGCTTCTTTAAATAGAAGCGAGGCTTTCTTGTGCTCCCCTGTTTCTGAATAAATGCCGCCAAGTATTACTTGGCAGAAGACAACCCTTTCTGTGAAACCTAAACGCTTGAATGCCTCCAACGCTTCTTCAATGTGGGAGGCAGCATACGGGTATTGGCTTATCCGATACAAGGAAGAACCCATATAGTAGTGGAAATCGGCTCTTTCGGCTTTGTCTTCAACATTTTCAAGCAAACGCTCTGCTTTACGAAAAAGACGAATCGCGGAGCGGTAACGTTCGTTCATAAATTCATTTTGGCCACTAACAAAAAAATAGAGATACTTAAGCAAATGATCCATTGAGTTTTCCGCAACACTGGCTTGCTGCATAGCATGAGGGTCTTTTCCGCCTTTGCCTACTTGGTTCATCATGATATGATGGCGAAACGCAACTAATGAATAATAGGATAGCATTCGGTCATTTGGTTCCATTTGTTCAATCATGCCATCGACTTCTTCTTTAAGCTGAATCGATTGTTCTACGGACCGGGCAATAATACAGCTGTACCATTCAACAATTTTAGCTCCAACTTCTTCCGGTGATAAGGCCACAGACATATTCAACGTCCCCCCTCTGGATCGACGACGACATCGTTCATACTTAAATTATTATAGTAGCAAAACAGTAATAGAGTAAGAGTTTTTTGTATTCTCAACAAAAACGCGAAAAGTAGAAATACAAGTCCAATCTTGTCCCGAAAAGCCGAGAAAAGGGAGCTTTCTTACATGCGCTCCTTAAGCAGACAGCCAATCGCGCACCAAATATGTATAAAGAAATGTTCCTGCATTTCATAACCTCGATACGATAAAGCATATGAGAGGCTTTTCCCTCGTATTCGTTTTTCCCTTTCTTAAGGGTGCCACTCTCTGCGTAGGTGTGTGGATGAACATTTTTCGCTTAATTTGGCCTCCTACTAGGCGTTCGCCACACTCCTTGCGAGTTCCTCTGTTGTTAGTGGACGAACACACTTAATGGCTTTTTAAAACGAATATGTGCCTCGCGAAAAAGCCAGTTATGGTGACGTTTTGCAATTATTTTCAGAAAAGTTGTTGACGGTTTCATCATGGGCAGCTATAATTTTCATATAAGGAAAATTAATTTTCACTATGTGAAAGTAGTTGATAAGTATGGAATACCAAAACAAAAGTTTGCGAAAAGCGTTTGAAATCATTGAGTCGCTCTGCGCCAAACCGATGACAGCGACAGAGTTGTCAAAAAAGTTAAACTTAAATCCGAGCACATTGCATCGTTTTTTGGCTAATTTAGAGGCGATGGGATACACGGAAAAGTTGAAAAACAACCAAGTCCGGTTGACGCAACAATTTATCCAGCTAGGGAAAATGGCGCAAGCTCATTATGATGTTGAGGCATTGTCCAAACCTTATTTAAAAAAGCTTGCTGACAGTACAGGGGAAAGCGTCTTGCTGTCTTCGTTTCATCAGTTTAAAGTGACGTATTTGGACAAAATTGAAAGCTCGCAAACAGTGCGAATCGTTCTAGGGCCAGGAAGCCACGCACCTTCTTATGCAGTCGCGTCCGGAAAACTATTTTTATCACAATTATCTCCAGAGCAGCTTGATGATTTTTTTGCAAACACAGAATTAAAGGCTTATACAAAGAACACGTTTACAGATGAACAGCAATTAAGAAAGGAGTTGGTGCACATTAGAGCGCAAAACTATGCCATCGATGAGGAGGAGTATGAAATTGGCTTAAAAGGATTTGCCGCGCCAATTAGGGAGGCGACAGGCACGATGATCGCGGCGTTAAGTGTGGCCGGCGTTTCCTTGCGTTTTGACGATGAAAAAAGCAAGACGACGATTGAACAATTGCTTCGTTATGCGGAATTGATTTCGTTTGACTTAGGATGGAAACGTTAGAGAGGAGGAGCGCTTATGGGCAAGAAAGCGCTTAGCATTATTTTGGTAGCGCTTACAATATTTCTTGGAAGCTGCAGTGAACGGTCCGTCGCTGGAAATGAAAAACCCCATTATGAATGGAAAATGACGGTTACAGTAGGCAGTGGCTCGACTTGGTATGAAGCGGCCAAAAAATTTGCCGATGATGTGGAGGCTGAAACAGATGGCAGAATCACCATAGCGATTTTCACGAATGAACAGTTGTCAGCCGGAAGCCCGGAAGCAGGAGTTGAGCAGTTGATGGATGGAACGAAGGATTTTTCTTATAATTCCAGCATTATCTACGCAGGCATCGATCCTCGATTTGGCATTTTGAGCGCGCCGTTTTTAATAAACAGTCATGACGATGCGGAGCGGATGTTGAATGGTGAGTCAGGGGCTTTAATCAAAAACATGTTGCGTGAAAGGGGCGTCGAACCTCTTGGTTTTGCGGAAAGCGGATTTCGGCAAATTACAAATAACAGACAGCCAATTAAAAAGCCAGAAGACTTAAAACACTTAAAAATCAGGGTGCCTAGTATGGGGGTGTTTACGACCCATTTCCGCAATCAAGAAGCTGACCCGATTACAATGGCTTTTTCTGAAGTGTATACCGCTCTTCAACAAGGCACCATCGATGGCCAAGAGAACCCAGTCGATGTCACTTATTCTTCTGGCCTTTCAGAAGTGCAAGGCTACATG is a genomic window of Shouchella clausii containing:
- a CDS encoding YuzF family protein; translated protein: MSNKAEWQLHDPYVYGMLAKQIGTMIGVQTTRGALRGILKAVQPDHLVVEMGGTPFYVRSQQIIWVHPAKVHQAKAQQVKQKN
- a CDS encoding Rap family tetratricopeptide repeat protein, giving the protein MSVALSPEEVGAKIVEWYSCIIARSVEQSIQLKEEVDGMIEQMEPNDRMLSYYSLVAFRHHIMMNQVGKGGKDPHAMQQASVAENSMDHLLKYLYFFVSGQNEFMNERYRSAIRLFRKAERLLENVEDKAERADFHYYMGSSLYRISQYPYAASHIEEALEAFKRLGFTERVVFCQVILGGIYSETGEHKKASLLFKEAMLAAGNHSTAKVIALRALGLNAVRQKNYRSAKRYFEEALSVKELGNHILGAKSEHDLANTLYRLNLPEEAAPHLKKAYTGAHYFDNHEYKAKCLATTGLYVDSDPLLIDKALKDLEDRGMDFEVDEIAEEASAFFEQIGHEDLALKYLKIAYHARQNFFKLGVDQE
- a CDS encoding aminoglycoside 6-adenylyltransferase, whose product is MRTYNEMINLLLGVAKSDERIRAVCMNGSRTNRNARKDPFQDYDIVYIVRDVDSFVSDPGWIDCFGERIILQTPEKMTLIPPESDGTFAYLMLFTDGNRIDLTLCPIERRATWNQGDRLSVVLLDKDEALPPLPAPTDCDYWIQKPNQTLYSDCCNEFWWVSTYVAKGLWRQEFTYAYDHLNVIRAMLLRMLEWTVGIDNEFRVSVGKHGKYLEQYMDEERWQLFLSTFPSPTYEDMWRALWAMAHLFEELAQEVAACFSFDYRHTDAENVQTYLRHIQALPEDATEIY
- a CDS encoding IclR family transcriptional regulator; translated protein: MEYQNKSLRKAFEIIESLCAKPMTATELSKKLNLNPSTLHRFLANLEAMGYTEKLKNNQVRLTQQFIQLGKMAQAHYDVEALSKPYLKKLADSTGESVLLSSFHQFKVTYLDKIESSQTVRIVLGPGSHAPSYAVASGKLFLSQLSPEQLDDFFANTELKAYTKNTFTDEQQLRKELVHIRAQNYAIDEEEYEIGLKGFAAPIREATGTMIAALSVAGVSLRFDDEKSKTTIEQLLRYAELISFDLGWKR
- a CDS encoding DctP family TRAP transporter solute-binding subunit, which encodes MGKKALSIILVALTIFLGSCSERSVAGNEKPHYEWKMTVTVGSGSTWYEAAKKFADDVEAETDGRITIAIFTNEQLSAGSPEAGVEQLMDGTKDFSYNSSIIYAGIDPRFGILSAPFLINSHDDAERMLNGESGALIKNMLRERGVEPLGFAESGFRQITNNRQPIKKPEDLKHLKIRVPSMGVFTTHFRNQEADPITMAFSEVYTALQQGTIDGQENPVDVTYSSGLSEVQGYMTMWNYVYDALILGMNKELYDSLDREDQQLISRLAEEANAYQIEIARNKEERQLEELKEKGMDIYYPTDEEIQQFRDAAQPVYEHFEDIWGKENMQTFLTEAAAQD
- a CDS encoding manganese catalase family protein, with translation MMKRVNRIAIELPRPEHGDANGAAAVQELMGGKFGEMSTLNNYMFQSFNFRGKKKYKPFYDLIASITAEEFGHVELVANAINLMSYGNTFPGDPDTAPLQNGKDKRYSLHFTTTAQTSYPGDGMGRPWNGDFVTNSGVLVEDLLHNYVLEIGARLHKMRVYEMTTNPTARELCGYLLVRGGTHIIAYAKAIKVATGIDIGKMLPVPHPDNNAFETARKYMDQGLYNVLYTWDEPEYRDIRQIWKGENPETGEPLHVIDGMPEGAPVPDFEEKPEMFAPGIDPDDYMKIVKRLKENL